In the genome of Pelobacter seleniigenes DSM 18267, one region contains:
- a CDS encoding CvpA family protein, whose product MVDISILVVLAFFILKGIFRGLLKEVCSLLGLVLGGVFAFSFYLPLAQVLQDHFNLPAQLCVWISFLVIFLAIVIVFGVIGFVLHRFIKVVFLGGFNRLLGAVFGIIQGVVILSLILLALGSSIAPEFTRDLVGRSQLAPPFMKLGDSILSGGRDLIEH is encoded by the coding sequence GTGGTCGATATCTCAATACTGGTGGTTCTGGCCTTTTTCATCCTGAAAGGAATATTCCGGGGATTGTTGAAAGAGGTCTGTTCTCTGCTTGGCCTGGTGCTGGGCGGAGTTTTTGCCTTCAGCTTTTATTTGCCTCTCGCTCAGGTTCTGCAGGATCACTTTAATCTGCCTGCCCAGCTCTGTGTCTGGATCTCTTTTCTGGTTATCTTCCTGGCCATTGTGATTGTGTTCGGGGTGATCGGGTTCGTTCTCCATCGTTTTATCAAGGTGGTTTTTCTGGGCGGGTTCAATCGTCTGCTCGGAGCCGTGTTCGGGATCATTCAGGGGGTGGTGATTTTGTCCCTGATCCTGCTGGCGCTTGGTTCCTCCATTGCCCCTGAATTTACCCGCGACCTGGTCGGTCGTTCGCAGCTGGCTCCACCGTTTATGAAACTCGGGGATTCGATTCTGAGCGGGGGTCGGGACTTGATCGAGCATTGA
- a CDS encoding cupin domain-containing protein yields the protein MKVTSLDQVPSAAMAMAGVVGVAKQVPLGKEDGTPNFSFRVFTVEPGGHTPYHQHESEHLNYVIAGEGALVDADGTQHPLKSGDFAFVNPNEKHQYRNTSSTQEFKMICAVPSAYE from the coding sequence ATGAAAGTTACCTCGCTTGATCAGGTCCCATCAGCGGCCATGGCCATGGCCGGCGTGGTCGGCGTCGCCAAACAGGTCCCGCTCGGAAAAGAAGACGGGACTCCCAATTTTTCATTTCGGGTGTTTACCGTCGAGCCGGGCGGACATACTCCCTACCATCAGCATGAGTCCGAGCATTTGAATTACGTGATTGCGGGCGAAGGTGCCTTGGTGGACGCGGACGGTACACAGCATCCGCTGAAAAGCGGGGACTTTGCTTTTGTCAATCCCAATGAAAAACATCAATATCGGAATACGTCGTCAACCCAGGAATTTAAAATGATCTGCGCGGTTCCCTCCGCCTACGAATAA
- a CDS encoding slipin family protein, giving the protein MLGLGAGFFWIIALAFVAIIIASAIRILLEYERGVVFRLGRFSGVKGPGLKFIIPIVDQLKKINMRTVAMDVPPQDIITRDNVSVKVNAVLYFRVVQPEKALIEVDNYLYATSQLAQTSLRSVLGQVDLDDLLAQRDKINHNLQEILDRQTDPWGVKISNVEIKHVDLPVEMQRAMARQAEAERERRAKVIHAMGEFEASKNLAAAAEQISSQSGALQLRFLQTMTEIASEKNSTILFPMPLDLLKPFLGQKDKSE; this is encoded by the coding sequence ATGCTTGGATTGGGTGCAGGTTTTTTCTGGATTATCGCCCTGGCTTTTGTGGCGATCATTATCGCTTCAGCGATCCGCATACTGCTTGAATACGAGCGTGGCGTGGTCTTCCGCCTGGGCCGTTTTTCAGGAGTGAAGGGGCCGGGTCTCAAGTTTATCATCCCCATCGTCGACCAGTTGAAAAAGATCAACATGCGGACGGTGGCGATGGATGTCCCGCCCCAGGACATCATCACCCGTGACAATGTCTCGGTGAAAGTGAATGCGGTGCTCTATTTTCGGGTTGTGCAGCCGGAAAAAGCCCTGATCGAAGTCGACAATTACCTGTATGCCACCAGCCAATTGGCGCAGACCTCCCTGCGGAGTGTCTTAGGCCAGGTCGACCTTGACGATCTGCTTGCTCAGCGCGACAAAATCAATCACAACCTGCAGGAGATTCTTGACCGGCAGACCGACCCCTGGGGCGTGAAAATATCGAATGTCGAGATCAAGCATGTGGACCTGCCCGTGGAAATGCAACGGGCCATGGCCAGGCAGGCGGAAGCGGAACGGGAAAGACGGGCCAAGGTCATCCATGCCATGGGCGAATTCGAAGCCTCAAAAAACCTGGCCGCCGCTGCGGAGCAGATTTCTTCCCAATCAGGAGCATTGCAGTTGCGTTTTTTGCAGACCATGACGGAAATCGCTTCAGAGAAAAATTCCACAATCCTGTTTCCAATGCCGCTGGATCTGCTGAAACCTTTTCTGGGCCAAAAAGATAAATCCGAGTGA
- a CDS encoding NfeD family protein, with protein MRIKRAHILLVPILLMLLPLSVVAAPETVRLLEIASSINPVTAAFLTEQIANANRLGEKAVLIQLDTPGGLDSAMREIVQAELNSVIPVIVYVGPHGARAASAGVLITLAADFAGMAPGTNIGAAHPVTIGPGSQPDDTMMTKVENDAAAYARSLAQKRGRNQDWAEQAVRKSVSISAAEAVDLAVVDLIAESPASLLAQFDGYKYLRNGKSVIFSSKNAVLEPVAMNWRQQILNALSNPNVAYLLMMLGIIGIFFEISQPGVVLPGAIGAIAILLALFAFSSLPINYVGVLLILLAVILFILEVKVASYGMLSIGGIVSMALGSLMLIDSSAPYLQISRAVIAATVTVSAGFIMLATWMVIRTQRRPITMGQEGMIGERGEVIEAIDGKGLVFVHGEYWTAVAEQPIAVGKEVEVVKLLDGLRLQVKPTATTQVTKED; from the coding sequence ATGAGGATCAAACGTGCCCATATTCTCCTGGTTCCGATTCTGCTCATGCTGCTACCCCTGAGCGTCGTTGCGGCACCGGAAACGGTTCGCCTGCTCGAGATTGCGTCATCGATCAATCCGGTGACTGCGGCCTTTCTCACCGAGCAGATCGCGAACGCCAACCGCCTGGGGGAAAAGGCGGTCCTGATTCAGCTCGACACCCCCGGCGGATTGGACAGCGCCATGCGCGAAATTGTCCAGGCGGAACTCAACTCGGTTATTCCGGTGATTGTTTATGTCGGTCCACACGGCGCCCGGGCCGCGTCGGCAGGAGTGCTGATCACCCTGGCCGCGGATTTTGCCGGCATGGCTCCGGGGACCAATATCGGGGCAGCCCACCCGGTGACCATCGGGCCGGGCAGTCAGCCTGACGACACCATGATGACCAAGGTCGAGAACGATGCTGCGGCCTACGCCCGCAGCCTGGCGCAGAAACGGGGGCGCAACCAGGACTGGGCGGAACAGGCTGTGCGAAAAAGCGTCTCCATCTCCGCTGCCGAAGCGGTCGACCTTGCGGTTGTTGATCTGATCGCCGAGAGCCCGGCCTCCCTGCTCGCCCAGTTTGACGGCTACAAATACCTGCGTAACGGCAAGTCGGTCATCTTTTCCAGCAAAAATGCAGTCCTGGAGCCGGTTGCAATGAACTGGCGCCAGCAGATCCTCAATGCCTTGAGCAATCCCAACGTTGCCTATCTCCTGATGATGCTCGGCATCATCGGCATTTTCTTCGAAATTTCTCAGCCCGGAGTGGTGCTGCCCGGCGCAATCGGCGCGATCGCCATTCTGCTGGCCCTGTTCGCTTTTTCCTCATTACCGATCAACTATGTCGGCGTTCTGCTGATCCTGCTCGCGGTGATCCTGTTTATCCTGGAAGTGAAAGTGGCCTCCTACGGGATGCTCTCCATCGGCGGAATCGTCTCCATGGCCCTGGGTTCATTGATGTTGATCGACAGTAGTGCGCCCTATCTGCAGATCTCCCGGGCAGTCATCGCCGCGACCGTGACGGTCAGTGCCGGTTTTATCATGCTGGCCACCTGGATGGTGATCCGCACCCAGCGCCGGCCGATCACCATGGGGCAGGAAGGGATGATCGGCGAGCGTGGTGAAGTCATCGAAGCCATTGACGGAAAAGGACTGGTCTTCGTCCATGGTGAATATTGGACCGCCGTCGCCGAGCAACCGATCGCTGTCGGCAAAGAGGTGGAAGTTGTCAAGCTGCTGGACGGACTGCGCCTGCAGGTGAAGCCGACCGCCACAACACAGGTCACGAAGGAGGATTGA
- a CDS encoding PstS family phosphate ABC transporter substrate-binding protein, with protein sequence MFLRDFKIKKYFLLFLLVLLGVHSAAAEPTSRFRIGGTGSALATMRLLVAEYQKVHPDIQIQVPPSLGSTGGIKALLDGALDICLVARPLTQAEVDAQLTYRPYARTAVIFAVNPLAEVSALNYQQIADILAGNLTRWPNGEYIRPVIRAATESDLLPVFAFSPQLRKAFARGAERPELIFAATAQDNVNILLSLPGAFGVSSLAQIHSEKAFVIPLTLAGVEPTLDNLATGRYPFGKDFALVYQDSKLPAKLRPFIDFVFSRQACAILTANSHNCLNVRSPG encoded by the coding sequence TTGTTTTTACGCGACTTTAAAATAAAAAAATATTTTCTATTATTTCTGTTAGTGCTTTTAGGGGTTCATTCCGCAGCTGCGGAACCCACCTCCCGTTTCCGCATCGGGGGCACCGGCAGTGCACTGGCCACCATGCGGTTGCTGGTTGCCGAGTATCAAAAAGTTCACCCCGATATCCAAATCCAGGTTCCGCCCAGCCTCGGGTCAACCGGTGGAATAAAAGCCCTGCTTGATGGAGCCCTCGATATCTGCCTGGTGGCAAGGCCCTTAACACAGGCAGAAGTCGACGCTCAACTGACTTATCGCCCTTACGCCCGGACCGCGGTTATTTTTGCCGTCAACCCACTGGCAGAGGTCAGCGCGCTGAATTATCAACAGATCGCCGACATTTTGGCCGGCAACTTGACCCGTTGGCCGAACGGAGAATATATCCGCCCGGTCATCCGCGCAGCGACGGAGAGCGATCTGCTGCCCGTTTTCGCATTTTCGCCCCAGTTGAGAAAAGCCTTTGCCAGGGGCGCCGAACGGCCGGAGCTGATTTTTGCTGCCACCGCCCAGGACAATGTCAATATTCTGCTCAGCCTGCCGGGCGCTTTCGGGGTGAGCAGCCTGGCGCAGATTCACAGCGAAAAAGCGTTTGTGATTCCGCTGACTCTGGCCGGAGTGGAACCGACCCTGGACAATCTGGCCACCGGCCGCTACCCCTTTGGTAAGGATTTCGCTCTGGTTTATCAGGACAGCAAATTACCGGCCAAGCTACGCCCGTTTATCGACTTTGTTTTTTCCCGCCAGGCCTGTGCAATTTTAACCGCGAACAGCCATAATTGTCTCAACGTCAGGTCACCCGGATGA
- a CDS encoding 4Fe-4S ferredoxin encodes MSSSDLNLPQLEQILHDFWATAPSNSLHLETAEKAWDEPLLAVAAGDDPLFAQVKAAIGPFYWTPAEAFALAFPDQPASPAELRVISYALPQTQATRAQQRGERDLPAERWARSRYFGEQFNCDLRLHLAARLTEQGFPAVAPERLPGFDYRQSEQLGIASNWSERHTAFIAGLGTFGLSDGLITRRGKAVRFGSVVAKIDLPVTPRPYAEDHHAWCLWYAKGICGACVQRCPTGAITTRDGHDKNACRRYIREVTAPFTTKQYGTGATPCGLCQVRIPCEMQVPQALLSQS; translated from the coding sequence ATGTCTTCTTCTGATCTCAACTTGCCACAATTGGAACAAATCCTTCACGACTTCTGGGCCACCGCTCCCAGCAACAGTCTGCACCTGGAAACAGCGGAAAAAGCTTGGGACGAACCGCTGCTGGCCGTTGCCGCCGGAGACGATCCCCTATTCGCGCAAGTCAAAGCGGCCATCGGACCCTTTTATTGGACACCGGCAGAAGCCTTTGCCCTGGCCTTTCCAGACCAGCCGGCTTCGCCTGCAGAGTTACGGGTCATCAGCTATGCCCTGCCCCAGACACAGGCGACCCGCGCCCAACAACGGGGCGAACGGGACCTCCCCGCGGAACGCTGGGCCCGTTCCCGCTATTTTGGTGAACAGTTCAACTGCGACCTGCGCCTGCACCTGGCCGCCCGCCTGACTGAGCAAGGCTTTCCGGCCGTTGCCCCGGAACGTCTGCCCGGATTCGATTACCGGCAATCCGAACAGCTCGGCATCGCTTCCAACTGGTCGGAGCGGCATACGGCTTTTATCGCCGGCCTCGGGACCTTCGGTCTTTCCGATGGTTTGATTACCCGCCGCGGTAAAGCGGTGCGTTTCGGCTCTGTGGTTGCAAAAATCGACCTGCCGGTGACCCCACGCCCCTATGCTGAGGATCACCATGCCTGGTGTCTGTGGTATGCCAAGGGAATCTGCGGAGCCTGCGTTCAGCGCTGCCCAACCGGGGCCATCACCACCCGGGACGGCCACGACAAAAATGCCTGCCGCCGTTATATCCGCGAAGTCACGGCACCTTTCACAACCAAGCAGTACGGTACCGGGGCTACTCCCTGTGGCCTCTGCCAGGTTCGAATCCCTTGTGAAATGCAGGTGCCACAGGCTTTGCTCAGCCAATCCTGA
- a CDS encoding GatB/YqeY domain-containing protein encodes MTLKDRLTQDMKEAMKAKQPERLGTIRQLRGAIKNKEIELQKELDDDGVIAVVSTLVKQRRESAQMYADNGRPELAAKEEAELAVLQEYLPAQLGEEEIRELVKAAIAEVGATSIKDLGKVMPLVMGRTKGAADGKVVNQLVREHLAG; translated from the coding sequence ATGACTCTCAAAGATCGATTGACTCAAGATATGAAAGAGGCGATGAAGGCCAAGCAGCCTGAACGCCTTGGAACGATACGGCAACTGCGCGGGGCAATCAAAAATAAAGAAATCGAGCTGCAGAAAGAACTTGATGATGATGGCGTGATCGCTGTTGTCAGTACTCTGGTCAAGCAACGGCGGGAGTCGGCGCAGATGTATGCGGACAACGGACGCCCTGAACTGGCTGCCAAGGAAGAGGCTGAGCTGGCCGTGCTGCAGGAATACCTGCCCGCCCAATTGGGTGAGGAGGAGATTCGTGAATTGGTCAAGGCGGCGATTGCCGAGGTCGGGGCCACCTCGATCAAGGATCTGGGCAAGGTGATGCCACTGGTCATGGGGCGCACCAAAGGAGCTGCTGACGGCAAGGTCGTGAACCAGCTGGTGCGGGAACATTTGGCCGGTTAA
- a CDS encoding cytochrome ubiquinol oxidase subunit I yields MNYPVWELTTFGGGFLIALMAIVHVLVSHFAVGGGAFLVLLEGKAYRRGDTDLLGYVKKHSKFFMLLTMVFGGITGVGIWWTIALLNPAATSALIHIFVFGWAAEWVFFVVEIVSLFIYFYTFDKMERKSHMLVGWIYFISAWMSLFLINGIIDFMLTPGAWLDNHSFWSGFFNPTFWPALVFRTGISLVLCGVFGFVTAAFLNKPRLRQELMRTCATWVTAPFVLMLAGGWWYFQVLPEPIQAMILTKSPEMGAYLQTLLWFVPLLFIAALFMTLRLPQAVQKGCCFLIIAIALIYFGAFEFIREGARRPFIIHDHMYSNQVYLTDLPQIEKAGFLATARWTSQKKVDPANLLASGHELFKLQCSACHSIGGPLNNIKPLVKKYTDAFGMDAMLNGLGKLNNYMPHFLGNRQERWALANYIVKEINGVDDPAAGQPAVEMEEQSITIPKFAGAAAEYVLLAWNNTGMHSFSDSSPYWSLMPPGNTIYAQLVKRGDSPEIVTAGVDISYAPEPDFEHPEQQIQFWDFAPQLLGLDLIPGIGTAGKRVSGTMSFDQDRRAFLARDIPLVPYPAENGYNPYPLLTITARDQASGQILATTRMVAPTATEMGCNNCHGGGWKVNGIAGITATTSLDILATHDKNSGTDLVRRAKNGEPMLCQSCHADLLLGTKGKPGLLNFSAAIHGWHANFLTDREGATACSSCHPSRADGPTRFFRSHHSQFMDCTNCHGTMEDHAISLLKQEQAAGKTSANRLLANLQPRNAASVAAIKPRTPWVNLPDCLNCHEDFQMGMSVDAFNTWTAASTDLYRNRRDQMDAMMCEACHSSPHAVYPATFNVLGSSRDSIQPLQYQGNDRPIGNDCTVCHTVQPEFEGHHPNSLRQ; encoded by the coding sequence ATGAATTATCCAGTCTGGGAACTGACAACCTTCGGGGGTGGCTTTCTCATCGCGCTGATGGCGATCGTCCATGTCCTGGTCTCCCACTTTGCCGTCGGCGGGGGGGCTTTTCTAGTCCTGCTGGAAGGCAAAGCCTACCGCCGAGGCGATACAGACCTGCTCGGCTACGTGAAAAAACACAGCAAGTTCTTCATGCTGCTGACCATGGTCTTCGGCGGCATCACCGGGGTCGGCATCTGGTGGACCATCGCCCTGCTCAACCCAGCCGCAACCTCGGCGCTGATTCATATCTTCGTGTTCGGCTGGGCCGCGGAATGGGTCTTCTTCGTGGTTGAAATCGTGTCCCTGTTCATCTATTTCTACACCTTCGACAAGATGGAGCGGAAAAGCCACATGCTGGTCGGCTGGATCTATTTTATCAGCGCCTGGATGTCGCTTTTTTTAATTAACGGCATCATCGACTTCATGCTCACCCCCGGCGCCTGGCTGGATAATCACAGTTTCTGGTCCGGCTTCTTCAACCCTACCTTCTGGCCGGCGCTGGTCTTCCGCACCGGGATTTCCCTGGTGCTGTGCGGGGTGTTCGGTTTTGTCACCGCTGCATTCCTCAACAAGCCCAGGCTTCGCCAGGAACTAATGCGCACCTGCGCAACCTGGGTGACGGCTCCGTTTGTGCTGATGCTGGCCGGCGGCTGGTGGTATTTCCAGGTGCTGCCGGAACCGATCCAGGCCATGATCCTGACCAAATCACCGGAAATGGGAGCCTATCTGCAAACCCTGCTCTGGTTCGTGCCATTATTGTTCATAGCAGCCCTGTTCATGACCCTGCGGCTCCCGCAAGCGGTCCAGAAAGGCTGCTGTTTCTTGATCATTGCCATCGCGCTGATTTACTTTGGTGCGTTCGAATTCATCCGCGAAGGCGCTCGCCGCCCCTTTATCATTCACGATCACATGTATTCCAATCAGGTTTACCTGACCGATCTCCCGCAGATCGAAAAAGCCGGTTTTCTGGCCACGGCCAGGTGGACCAGCCAAAAAAAGGTGGACCCGGCCAATCTGCTTGCAAGCGGACATGAACTGTTCAAATTGCAATGCAGCGCCTGCCATTCCATCGGCGGGCCGCTGAACAATATCAAACCCCTGGTTAAAAAATACACCGATGCCTTCGGCATGGATGCCATGCTCAACGGTCTGGGCAAGCTGAACAACTACATGCCCCATTTTCTGGGGAATCGGCAGGAACGCTGGGCACTGGCCAACTATATCGTCAAAGAGATCAACGGGGTCGACGACCCGGCCGCTGGGCAGCCGGCAGTGGAGATGGAAGAGCAGTCCATCACCATTCCCAAATTCGCCGGGGCTGCTGCCGAATATGTCCTGCTCGCCTGGAACAACACCGGGATGCATAGTTTTTCCGACAGTTCCCCGTACTGGTCACTGATGCCGCCCGGCAATACCATCTATGCACAACTGGTCAAACGCGGCGATTCCCCCGAAATCGTCACTGCCGGGGTTGATATCAGCTATGCGCCGGAACCCGACTTTGAACATCCGGAGCAGCAGATCCAATTCTGGGACTTTGCCCCTCAGCTCCTTGGTCTGGACCTGATCCCGGGAATCGGTACGGCCGGCAAGCGGGTCTCGGGAACCATGTCTTTCGATCAGGACCGACGGGCATTTCTGGCCCGGGATATCCCGCTGGTGCCCTACCCGGCCGAAAACGGCTACAATCCCTACCCGCTCCTCACCATCACCGCCCGGGACCAGGCCAGCGGTCAAATTCTGGCAACCACCAGGATGGTTGCACCGACCGCTACGGAAATGGGCTGTAATAATTGCCATGGCGGCGGCTGGAAGGTTAACGGCATCGCCGGGATAACCGCCACAACAAGCCTTGATATCCTCGCCACCCATGACAAAAACAGTGGCACCGATCTGGTCAGACGGGCCAAGAACGGCGAGCCCATGCTCTGCCAGTCATGTCACGCCGATCTACTGTTGGGAACCAAAGGGAAGCCCGGCCTGCTCAATTTTTCCGCCGCGATTCACGGCTGGCATGCCAACTTCCTGACCGACCGCGAAGGGGCCACAGCCTGTTCCAGCTGTCACCCTTCCCGAGCCGACGGTCCGACCCGGTTCTTCCGCAGCCACCATAGCCAATTCATGGATTGCACCAATTGCCACGGGACCATGGAAGATCACGCCATCAGCCTGCTCAAGCAGGAGCAGGCCGCCGGAAAGACCAGCGCAAACCGCCTGCTGGCCAATCTTCAGCCGCGCAATGCCGCCTCGGTCGCAGCAATCAAGCCACGAACCCCCTGGGTGAATCTGCCCGATTGCCTGAATTGTCATGAAGATTTCCAGATGGGTATGTCGGTGGATGCTTTCAATACCTGGACCGCGGCCAGCACGGACCTCTACCGTAACCGCCGCGACCAGATGGACGCAATGATGTGCGAAGCCTGCCACAGCAGCCCCCATGCGGTCTACCCGGCAACCTTCAACGTTCTGGGCAGTTCGCGAGACAGTATCCAGCCATTACAATATCAGGGGAATGATCGCCCCATCGGCAACGATTGTACTGTTTGTCACACCGTCCAGCCTGAATTTGAAGGGCATCACCCCAATTCATTGCGGCAATAA
- a CDS encoding putative bifunctional diguanylate cyclase/phosphodiesterase — protein MKTHSSLIARYSSNIALVIAVAISIGLPGLFFSFLYNSEISSLNAELEVAASQVSRIIHLNPLLWKYEEETLKGVLRQREYLKADDNAYILRPDGKILVSLLQDIPGPFVRREINLTDAGKVVARLALERSLYEPIKYTVFTFILSTGLSFGLFFVLRGLARSIGSRAEQEILQLAFYDPQTSLPNRRLLNDRIEQNLQYAERESCQAAVLLICLDRFKSINDSYGFNIGDHILKTCASRLESCLRGTDTVARYGMDEFAVIMSRIPPDHETYISGLVNKIIQALQQPVVVNEQKFFTTCCTGIAVYPHDGNNHLDLLRHADLAMAQARKKGAGTYQFFSMDLNRRAQEQLQLETDLRQALELNQHFLVYQPKLDLQTGKLSGIEALLRWRHPQLGLIPPQRFITLAEETGLIQQLGSWVLVNACRQHVRWQQKGLQPPPLAVNLSILQLRQKDFIEHLQRCLQETGMPPAMLELELTESCLMENRGNIHYKLRQINQLGSKIAIDDFGTGYSSLSYLKHFPVDRLKIDRSFVVDIATSDSDRDISKAIIAIADSLNLQVTAEGVETAAQQDILQELGCHELQGFFYRPPLSDTDMEAFLSWELTLPVTISQAQRSA, from the coding sequence ATGAAAACCCATTCCAGCCTGATCGCCAGATACAGCTCAAACATCGCACTGGTCATCGCCGTAGCCATCAGTATCGGACTGCCCGGGTTGTTTTTTTCGTTCCTCTACAATTCGGAAATCAGCAGCTTGAACGCCGAACTCGAAGTCGCCGCAAGTCAAGTCAGCCGGATTATCCATCTCAACCCGTTGTTGTGGAAATACGAAGAAGAAACGCTGAAAGGAGTCCTGCGCCAGCGCGAATATTTGAAGGCGGACGACAACGCTTATATTCTCCGTCCCGATGGCAAGATCCTGGTCAGCCTGCTCCAGGACATCCCCGGCCCTTTCGTCCGCCGTGAAATCAACCTGACCGATGCCGGCAAAGTCGTTGCGCGCCTGGCCTTGGAGCGGTCGCTTTATGAACCGATCAAGTATACTGTCTTTACTTTTATCCTTTCCACCGGCCTGAGTTTCGGATTGTTTTTTGTGCTGCGGGGACTGGCCCGCAGCATCGGCAGTCGCGCCGAACAGGAAATTCTGCAGCTGGCATTTTACGACCCCCAGACCTCGCTACCGAATCGACGGTTGCTCAATGATCGCATTGAGCAGAATCTGCAATACGCTGAAAGAGAATCCTGCCAGGCGGCGGTGCTGCTGATCTGCCTTGACCGCTTCAAGAGCATCAATGACTCTTACGGCTTTAATATCGGCGATCATATTCTCAAAACATGCGCTTCCCGCCTCGAGTCCTGCCTGCGCGGCACCGATACCGTAGCCCGCTATGGCATGGATGAATTTGCGGTCATCATGTCCAGGATTCCGCCGGACCACGAGACCTACATTTCGGGATTGGTTAACAAAATCATCCAGGCACTGCAACAACCCGTGGTCGTCAACGAGCAAAAATTTTTCACAACCTGCTGCACCGGGATCGCGGTATATCCGCATGACGGAAACAATCACCTGGACCTGCTCAGGCACGCCGACCTGGCCATGGCCCAGGCCAGGAAAAAGGGGGCCGGAACCTATCAGTTTTTTTCCATGGACCTGAATCGCAGAGCCCAGGAGCAACTCCAACTGGAAACCGATCTGAGACAGGCCCTGGAACTGAATCAGCATTTTCTTGTTTACCAGCCCAAACTCGACCTGCAAACCGGAAAGCTGAGTGGAATCGAAGCCCTGCTCCGCTGGCGACATCCTCAGCTGGGCCTGATTCCCCCGCAAAGATTCATTACTTTGGCGGAGGAAACGGGACTGATCCAACAACTCGGCAGCTGGGTTTTGGTCAACGCCTGCCGACAACATGTCCGCTGGCAACAAAAGGGGCTGCAGCCTCCTCCGCTGGCGGTCAACCTCTCCATTCTCCAGTTACGACAAAAGGACTTTATTGAACACTTACAACGCTGCCTGCAGGAAACCGGCATGCCTCCGGCAATGCTGGAGCTGGAACTGACAGAAAGCTGCTTGATGGAAAACCGCGGCAACATCCACTATAAATTGCGGCAAATCAACCAGCTTGGCAGCAAAATCGCCATTGACGACTTCGGCACCGGCTATTCGTCACTGAGCTACCTGAAACATTTCCCGGTGGATCGGCTTAAAATCGACCGCAGCTTTGTCGTCGATATTGCCACCAGCGACTCGGACCGGGACATCTCCAAGGCCATCATCGCCATTGCCGACAGTCTCAATCTACAAGTGACGGCGGAAGGGGTGGAAACCGCAGCGCAGCAGGATATTCTGCAAGAGCTGGGGTGTCATGAACTGCAGGGTTTCTTCTACCGCCCGCCGCTGTCGGACACGGACATGGAAGCCTTCCTGAGCTGGGAACTCACTTTGCCGGTGACAATCAGCCAAGCCCAGCGCTCGGCTTAA